From the genome of Capricornis sumatraensis isolate serow.1 chromosome 17, serow.2, whole genome shotgun sequence, one region includes:
- the DHX37 gene encoding probable ATP-dependent RNA helicase DHX37 has translation MGKLRRRYNIKGRQQAAPGTSKGPPEPPPVRLELEDKDTLKGVDASNALVLPGKKKKKTKAPPLSKKEKKPLTKKERKMLQRILDQKEKKSRRAEMLQKLSEVQVSEAEMRLFYTTSKLGTGERMYHTKEKLDDMAAQGPERISSLSGAHRKRRRQEAEEESESSVDSEPEEAPTDNQSEASAGSTPAHLPPAPSGTSGQSPVPSGPAETPAPPAATPAAVSALARPPSKPAIFIPVNRSPEMQEERLKLPILAEEQVIMEAVAEHPIVIVCGETGSGKTTQVPQFLYEAGYSSDNSIIGVTEPRRVAAVAMSQRVAKEMNLSPRVVSYQIRYEGNVTEETRIKFMTDGVLLKEIQKDFLLLKYKVVIIDEAHERSVYTDILIGLLSRIVCLREKRHLPLKLLIMSATLRVEDFTQNQRLFTQPPPVIKVESRQFPVTVHFNKRTPLEDYSGECFRKVCKIHRMLPAGGILVFLTGQAEVHALCHRLRRAFPLTRHRPPEKDDQKDSVEETRRFKKSRARAKKAQAAMLPQISLDSYSVLPAGEGDEDREAEMDEEEEAALGSDLDLDSGDLGADGGEQPDASLPLHVLPLYSLLAPEKQAQVFQPPPEGARLCVVATNVAETSLTIPGIKYVVDCGKVKKRHYDRVTGVSSFRVTWVSQASADQRAGRAGRTEPGHCYRLYSSAVFGDFEKYPPPEITRRPVEDLILQMKALNIEKVINFPFPTPPSVEALIAAEELLIALGALQAPPKTERVKQLQRSRLSCPITELGRTMATFPVAPRYAKMLALSRQHGCLPYAITIVAAMTVRELFEELDRPAASDEELARLKGKRARVAQMKRIWAGQGASLKLGDLMVLLGAVGACEYAGCSPQFCEANGLRYKAMMEIRRLRGQLTTAVNTMCPEAGLFVDPKMQPPNENQVTYLRQIVTAGLGDHLARKVQSEDLVDDKWKNAYKTPLLNDPVFIHPSSVLFKELPEFVVYQEIVETTKMYMKGVSAADMQWIPVLLPSYCQFDRPLEEPPPAYCPERGRMLCHRASVFYRVGWPLPAVQLDFPEGLDCYKHFARVLLEGQVFPKLASYKGCLLSSPSTMLKTWARLQPRTESLLRALVAEKANCRDALLVAWSKNPKYLLTEYLEWLPQAVHADVEKAWPPTRDH, from the exons ATAAGGACACGTTGAAAGGAGTCGATGCAAGCAACGCTCTTGTCCTTCccgggaagaagaagaaaaagaccaaAGCCCCTCCCCTGTCCAAGAAGGAGAAGAAGCCCCTGACCAAAAAAGAACGGAAGATGCTGCAGAGAATCTTagaccagaaggagaagaagagccGG CGAGCTGAGATGCTACAGAAATTGAGTGAAGTCCAGGTTTCAGAAGCTGAGATGAGACTCTTCTACACCACGTCCAAGCTGGGCACTGGAGAACGCATGTACCACACCAAAGA GAAACTGGATGATATGGCAGCCCAGGGTCCAGAGAGGATCAGCAGCCTCAGTGGGGCCCACCGGAAGCGCCGCCGccaggaggcagaagaggagtCTGAATCCTCAGTGGACTCTGAACCCGAGGAGGCTCCAACCGATAATCAGTCAGAGGCCAGTGCAGGGTCGACCCCAGCGCACCTGCCACCAGCTCCGTCTGGGACCAGCGGCCAGAGCCCAGTGCCCAGCGGCCCAGCCGAGACTCCTGCCCCTCCGGCAGCTACTCCCGCGGCAGTCTCTGCCCTGGCCAGGCCCCCATCGAAGCCCGCCATCTTCATCCCTGTGAACCGCTCCCCTGAAATGCAG GAAGAGCGGCTGAAGCTCCCGATTCTCGCTGAAGAACAAGTGATCATGGAGGCAGTGGCTGAGCACCCTATCGTCATCGTATGTGGTGAGACCGGCAGCGGGAAGACCACCCAGGTGCCGCAGTTTCTCTACGAAGCAGGCTACAGCAG CGACAACAGCATCATCGGCGTCACAGAGCCCCGCCGAGTAGCCGCCGTGGCCATGTCCCAGCGAGTAGCCAAGGAGATGAATCTGTCGCCACG GGTTGTCTCCTACCAGATCCGATATGAAGGAAACGTGACTGAAGAGACCAGAATCAAGTTCATGACTGATGGTGTCTTGCTCAAGGAAATCCAAAAG GACTTCCTGCTGCTAAAGTACAAGGTGGTGATCATCGACGAGGCCCACGAGAGGAGTGTGTACACTGACATCCTCATCGGCCTCCTGTCCCGCATCGTGTGTCTCCGGGAGAAG AGGCACCTGCCGCTGAAGCTGCTCATCATGTCGGCCACACTGCGAGTGGAGGACTTCACCCAGAACCAGCGGCTCTTCACCCAGCCACCCCCAGTCATCAAG GTTGAGTCCCGGCAGTTCCCGGTGACGGTGCATTTCAACAAGCGGACGCCACTGGAAGACTACAGTGGGGAGTGCTTCCGGAAGGTCTGCAAGATCCATCGCATGCTGCCCGCAG GCGGCATCCTGGTGTTCCTCACGGGGCAGGCGGAGGTGCACGCGCTATGCCACAGGCTGAGAAGAGCCTTCCCCCTCACCAGACACAGGCCCCCAG AAAAGGACGATCAGAAAGATTCGGTAGAAGAAACAAGGAGGTTTAAGAAGTCACGGGCACGGGCGAAGAAGGCCCAGGCTGCG ATGCTGCCCCAGATCAGCTTGGACAGTTACTCAGTGCTGCCAGCGGGCGAAGGCGATGAGGACAGGGAGGCAGAGatggatgaggaggaggaggcggcccTGGGCTCAGACCTGGACCTGGACTCAGGGGACCTCGGGGCGGACGGAG GTGAGCAGCCCGATGCCTCGCTCCCCCTCCACGTGCTCCCTCTGTACTCGCTGCTGGCCCCGGAGAAGCAGGCGCAG GTCTTCCAACCTCCCCCAGAGGGGGCACGGCTCTGCGTCGTGGCCACCAACGTGGCCGAGACGTCCCTGACCATCCCGGGCATCAAGTACGTGGTGGACTGTGGGAAGGTCAAGAAGCGGCACTACGACCGTGTCACCGGCGTGTCCTCCTTCCGCGTCACCTGGGTCTCCCAGGCCTCAGCTGACCAGCGGGCTGGCCGCGCGGGCCGGACAGAGCCCGGCCACTGCTACAG ACTCTACTCATCTGCAGTTTTCGGTGACTTTGAGAAGTACCCCCCTCCTGAAATCACCCGGAGGCCAGTGGAGGATTTGATCCTTCAGATGAAAGCTCTCAACATCGAAAAG GTCATCAACTTCCCCTTTCCGACACCCCCCTCTGTGGAGGCCCTCATCGCTGCTGAGGAGCTGCTGATTGCACTGGGTGCCCTGCAGGCTCCCCCAAAAACAGAAAG GGTGAAGCAGCTGCAGAGGTCCCGGCTGAGCTGCCCCATCACTGAGCTGGGCAGGACCATGGCCACGTTCCCCGTGGCGCCACGCTATGCCAAGATGCTGGCGCTGAGCAGGCAACATGGCTGCCTGCCCTACGCCATCACCATCGTGGCCGCCATGACCGTCCGGGAGCTGTTCGAGGAGCTGGACAG GCCAGCCGCCAGTGACGAGGAGCTTGCCAGACTGAAGGGCAAGCGGGCCCGCGTGGCTCAGATGAAGAGGATCTGGGCAGGGCAAGGAGCTTCTCTGAAGCTTGGAGACCTAATGGTGCTGCTGG GCGCTGTGGGAGCCTGCGAGTACGCAGGCTGCTCACCCCAGTTCTGCGAAGCCAACGGACTGCGGTACAAGGCCATGATGGAGATCCGGCGCCTGCGAGGCCAGCTGACCACCGCAG TCAACACCATGTGCCCTGAGGCCGGGCTCTTCGTGGACCCCAAGATGCAGCCACCTAACGAGAACCAGGTGACCTACCTGCGGCAGATTGTGACAGCCGGCCTGGGTGACCACCTGGCCCGCAAAGTCCAGAGCGAGGACCTGGTGGACGACAAGTGGAAGAACGCCTACAAG ACCCCGCTCCTCAACGACCCTGTCTTCATCCACCCCAGTTCTGTGCTCTTCAAGGAGCTCCCTGAGTTTGTGGTCTACCAGGAGATCGTGGAGACCACCAAGATGTACATGAAAG GTGTCTCAGCCGCGGACATGCAGTGGATCCCAGTCCTGCTGCCTTCTTACTGCCAGTTTGATAGGCCCCTGGAGGAGCCGCCCCCCGCCTACTGCCCCGAGAGGGGCCGGATGCTGTGTCACCGGGCCAGCGTGTTCT ATCGCGTTGGCTGGCCGCTCCCGGCTGTCCAGTTGGATTTTCCAGAAGGCCTTGACTGCTACAAACACTTTGCCCGGGTTCTCCTGGAGGGGCAG GTCTTCCCCAAGCTGGCCTCATACAAGGGCTGTTTGCTGTCCAGCCCCAGCACGATGCTGAAGACATGGGccag GCTGCAGCCCAGGACAGAGAGCCTCCTGAGAGCCCTTGTTGCCGAGAAAGCCAACTGCCGAGATGCCTTGCTGGTGGCTTGGAGCAAAAACCCCAAAT ACCTGCTAACCGAGTACCTTGAGTGGCTCCCACAGGCCGTGCACGCTGATGTTGAGAAAGCCTGGCCGCCCACCCGTGACCACTGA